AGCAGCCGGAACCGCACGGCCGGCGTCAACGGACGCCCGTCGAGCAGGGCCGCCGCGGCCTCCGGCGGCAGCCCGGTCAGCACCAGCTCGTCCAGCCCGGCGGCGGGGAAGGAACCCTCACCGTCACGGGCGGCGAACAGCATCGCCACACCCTCCGCGTGCAACCGCCGCGCCGCGAACGCCAACACGTCCCGCGACGCCCGATCGAGCCACTGCGCATCATCGACCAGGCACAACAACCCGGCCCCACCGACACGGCCGGCGGGCTCATCGTGACCGACCCGGTCGGCGTGTTCCGTGAGGAGGGAGAGGACGGCGAGGCCCACCAGCATCGGGTCGGGGGCGGTGCCCGAGCCGAGGCCCAGGGCCGCCTCCAGGGCCGTGCGTTGACGTTCGGGGAGGGCGGGCAGGGAGTCCAGGGCCGGGCGCAGCAGCAACTGGAGGCCGGCGAAGGGCAGCTCGGCCTCGACCTCGATGCCCGTGCCGCGCATCAGGCGCAGGTCGCCGGCCGTCGCGGCGGCGTGTTCCAGCAGCGCGGTCTTCCCGATCCCGGGCTCGCCGCGCAGGACCAGTGCTCCGCTGCCGCCCGCGCGGGTGTTCTCGAGGAGGGCGGCGATCGTCTCCGTCTCCGTGGTCCTGCCGAGCAACGGCGCGGCCCGCTCAGTCACCGGCCGCACATGTCACCACGATGTGAAATGGAATCACTGCGACATACTCACTGAAACAAGCACAAATGGGCAACCACTTCCCCTGCCCGAAGTGACAAGACACGGTCGCCGGTGAACAGACCCCGAGAGCACCCCCGGCCACGCGAAAGGCGCCCGACCGGAGCGGTCGGGCGCCCTACGACGGAGCCGTCAGGACGGGTTCACTCGCCCTGCCAGACCGGCTTGCGCTTCTCGGCGAAGGCCGCCGGGCCCTCCATGGCGTCCTTGGAGCCGAAGACCGGGCCGACGATCTCGCCCTGCTTGGCCCAGACCTCGTCGGCGGCCCACTCAGGCGACTCGACGATGATCTTCTTGGTCGCCGCGAGCGCCAGCGGGGCGTTCTCGGCGATCTTCAGGGCCAGTTCCTTGGCCGCCGCCAGCGCACCGCCGTTCTCGGCCAGCCGGTTGACGAAGCCCAGCTCGGCCATCCGCTCCGCGGTGTAGAAGTCGCCGGTCAGGGCGACCTCCATGGCGATGTGGTACGGGATCCGCTGCGGCAGTCGCAGCAGACCGCCGCCCGCCGCCACCAGGCCGCGCTTGGGCTCGGGCAGGCCGAACTTGGCGTCCCGGGAGGCCACGATCATGTCGCAGGACAGCGCGACCTCGCAGCCGCCGGCCAGCGCGTAGCCCTCCACCGCAGCGATCAGCGGCTTGAGCGGGGGACGCTCCACCAGGCCCGCGAAGCCCCGGCCGTCCACCCACGGGGCCTCGCCCTTGAGGAAGGCCTTGAGGTCCATCCCGGAGCAGAACGTGCCGCCCGCCCCGGTGATGACCGCCACGGACAGGTCCTTGCGGCCGTCGAACTCCTCGACCGCGTCGGCGATGCCCTGGGCGACGGCCCCGTTCACCGCGTTCTTGGCCTCGGGGCGGTTGATGGTGATGACGAGGACGGCGCCCTCGGTCTCGGTGAGTACGGCGTCGGTCATGCGGATCTCCGATTACTTGGGCTGGAAGCGGATGCCGCCGTCGAAGCGGACCGTCTCGCCGTTCATGTAGTCGTTCTCGATGAGCGCGCGAACGATCTGCGCGAACTCCGACGCCTTGCCCATCCGCTTGGGGAAGGGCACCGGCTGGGCCAGCTTGGCCTTGAACTCCTCGGCGGCCTCGCCCTCGCCGTAGATCGGGGTGTCGATGATCCCCGGGCAGACGGTGTTGACGCGGATGCCGACGGCGGCGAGGTCGCGGGCGGCCGGCAGGGTCATGCCGACGATGCCGCCCTTGGACGCCGAGTACGCCACCTGGCCGGTCTGGCCCTCGAGGGCCGCCACGGAGGCGGTGTTGATGACGACGCCGCGCAGGCCGTCGGTGTCGACGGGCTCGGTCTTGGCGATGGCCGCCGCGCCGATCCGCATCAGGTTGAAGGTGCCGATCAGGTTGATCTCGATGACCTTCTGGAACGACGCCAGGTCGTGCGGGTTGCCGGCGCGGTCGACGGTGCGGGTGACCCAGCCGATGCCGGCGCTGTTGACGATGATCCGCAGCGGGACGCCGGTGTCGACGGCGGCCTGCACCGCGGCCTGCACCTGGGTCTCGTCGGAGACGTCGGTCTTGACGAACACGCCGCCGAGCTCGTCGGCCAGCGCCTTGCCCTTGTCCTCGTTGAGGTCGGCCACGACCACCTTGACGCCCTTGGCCGCGAGGTCGCGGGCGGTGGCCTCGCCGAGGCCGCTCGCGCCACCGGAGACGACGGCGGAGACTCCGTTCAGGTCCATAAGCAGCACCTTACGTCAGGGACCGAATGTGGTTCGGGTGATGTTACCCACCCGTCAAATTACCGGGCTCGATCGGGGTCTTGTCCACCGGGGACGCGACTGACGCACCGGACGGTCGCAATGCTCACCGGACGACGAAGAACCGCGAGCCCGGCTTTGCCGGATGCACGATGATCCACCGCCCGATGAGCGAAGATCACGCCCTCGGCCGCCGCCGGACGCATGAGGAGCCGCGCCCCGGGAACGGTCATCCGGCGCCCGAACCACGACGACAGGGGGAGACGATGAGCGAACGACCGGCACAGAGCCAGGCGTACCCCGGCCGTACCGAGGACATGACACCCGAGCCACGGGACGAGATGCGCGACTACGCCGGCGGCGGTCTGCTCGACGGCGCGCGAGCCCTGATCACCGGCGGCGACTCCGGCATCGGCAGGGCGGTGAGCGTCGCCCTCGCCAAGGAGGGCGCCGACGTCGCGCTCACGTACCTCTCCGAGGACGCCGACGCCCGGCACACCGCCAAGCTGGTCGAGCAGGAGGGCCGCCGCTGCGTCACCTTCGGCGGGGACCTGGCCGAGGAACGGCACTGCCGCGAGGTCGTCGCCCACGCCGCCCGCGACCTGGGCGGGCTGGACGTCCTGGTGCTGCACCACGGCACCCAAGAGCCCGTCCAGGACCTGCGGGAGATCGACGACGCCCAACTACGGCGAACGTTCGACGTGAACGTCCTCAGCCTGTTCTGGCTCGTTCAGTCGGCGCTCGACCATCTGGGAGAGGGCTCGTCGATCGTCGTCACCGGCTCCATCAACGGGTTGCGGGGCAACAAGACGCTCATCGACTACGCGGCGACGAAGGCGGCCGCGATGAACCTCGTCCAGTCCCTGGCGCAGAACCTCATGGACAAGGGCATCCGGGTCAACTGCGTCGCCCCGGGCCCGGTGTGGACGCCCCTCATCCCGTCCACCATGCCACCGGAGAAGGTGGAGACCTTCGGGCAGCAGGCTCCCATGGGGCGCGCCGCCGATCCGGACGAGATCGCGCCCTCATACGTGTTCTTCGCCAGCAACCGCCTGTCGTCGTACTACACGGGGCAGACCCTCGTCCCCGCGGGCGGCGAGATCCACCCGGGCTGACCCTCAGTCCACCCGGGTCTGGGGCGTGTACCCCTCGGCCTCTCCCCCTGGGGCGTCCTCCCCCGCATTGGGGGGATCGGTGGGGCCGGGGGTCATCTCCTCTGCGAAGTCCGGCTCGTCGTCGGGGTCAACCGGGTTTCCGGCCTCGGCGCGGCGGTCGGCCAAGGGCTTGGAACGGTCGGGATCGCGCTTGTCTGCCATAGCCCCTACGTGACCGGGGGCATGGTTTTAAACACGCGCACCGGGGATCTCCTCGGGCGTGGAGCTTGAGCGCAGCGATCCGGCGGAACCCGGCATACGGCGGCGACGGCACGGTCGGGGCTTCCGCTACCTGGACGCGGCCGGGGGGCCGGTGAGCCCCGAGGAGGTCTCCCGCATCAAGGGCCTGGTGATCCCGCCCGCCTGGAAGGACGTGTGGATCTGCCCCGACCCCGACGGGCACATCCAGGCCACCGGGACCGACGGCGCCGGACGCCGCCAGTATCTGTACCACCCGCTGTGGCGCGAGCAACGCGACCGTGAGAAGCACGACCGGGTGCTGGACTTCGCCGAACGCCTGCCGGTCATCCGCGAGCGGATCGCCGAGCACCTCAAGGGGCGCGGCTTCACCCGCGAACGCGTTCTCGCCGCCGCCGTCCGCCTGATCGACCTCGGCTTCTTCCGGGCGGGCGGAGAGGAGTACGCCGAGGAGAACGGAACCTATGGGCTGGCGACCGTACTCCGCGAACACGTCACGTGCCGTAAGGACCAGGTGGTGTTCGAGTACCCGGCCAAGGGCTCCAAGGAGCGCTACCAGGCGGTCGCCGAGGAGGACGTCTGCAAAGTCGTCAGCGGCCTCAAACGGCGTCGCGACGACGGTCCGGAGTTGCTCGCCCACCGGGCGCCCGGCGGGCGATGGCACGACGTGACCACCGGGGACATCAACGAATACCTGCGCGAGATCTCCGGGGGCGACTTCACCGCTAAGGACTTCCGCACCTGGCACGCCACCGTGCTGGCCGCCGTAGGGCTCGCCGTGTCCACCAAGGCGGCCGCGTCCTCCGAGGGCACCCGCAGGCGCGCGGTGAGCCGCGTCGTACAGGAGGTCGCCGACTACCTGGGGAACACCCCGGCCGTGGCGCGCGCCTCCTACATCGACCCGCGCGTCATCGACTCGTACGAACGGGGCGTGACGATCGCGGTCACCGACCTCGGGCGGGACGCGGACTTCGGTGAACTCGCCACCCAGGGGCGCACCGAACGCGCCGTACTCGACCTTCTCCGCCCTGGCTGACTTCTCGGGGGCTACCAGGCCCCTTGGGCGACCTCGACGGGCTCGGCGGCCTTCTCCCCGGCCAGGCAGTACACCGCGTACGCCTGCTTGATGACCGGTAGCGCCACGTTCCGTACCCTTACGCCGTTGGGCGTGATGCCCTTCTCGCTGCCCATGTGCGCGTGCCCGTGGACGGCGAGGTCGGCGCCCGCCTCGTCGATCGCCTCCGCCATCAGGTAGCTGCCCAGGAACGGGTAGATCTCCAGCGGCTCCCCGGCCAACGTGTCCTTGACGGGCGAGTAGTGGGTCAGCGCGATCCGGACGTCCGCCCCCTTCCGCTCCAGGTCCTCCAGCGACCCGCGCAGCCGATCGGAGAACTCCCGGGTGTGGCGGACGAACGACTTCATCTCCGGCTCGCCGAACTCCCCGGCGCTGCGGCCGGCGAATCCGCCGCCGAAGCCCTTGCCGCCGGCGACGCCCAGCCGGGTCCCGTCGCAGTCGATGATCGCGCCGTCGCCCTCCACGACCGTGACCCCCGCGTCGCCCAGCATCGCGGCGATCTCGATCTCGGCGTCGGAGTGGTAGTCGTGGTTGCCCAGCACCGCGACGACCGGGACGGGGGCGTCCCGGAGCTCGCCCGCCGCGACCAGGCCCTCCTCGGGCGTGCCGTGCCGGGTGAGGTCCCCCGCCACCAGCAGCACGTCGGCGTGATCGGCGAGGTCGATCAGCCGCTTGCGGTAGGAGCCGGCGGTCTCCGGCCCGACGTGGATGTCCGCGATGGCGGCAACTCGGATCATGAGAGGTGCTCCTCTCCGTCGGGCGTCCGCGTCGAGACGACGGAGACCTCGTTGCGGATCACATGGTCGCCGGCGACCGCGCGGGCGGCCTCCTCCACGTCCCGCCGGCGCTCCTCGGACACCACCTCGCCCCTCAGGTAGACCACGTCGCCTCGGACGTCGACGTGGATGCCCAGCTCGTACGCCTGCTCGGCGACCCGGTCGCGGATGTGGGCGACCAGGTA
The DNA window shown above is from Thermomonospora umbrina and carries:
- a CDS encoding SDR family oxidoreductase, producing MDLNGVSAVVSGGASGLGEATARDLAAKGVKVVVADLNEDKGKALADELGGVFVKTDVSDETQVQAAVQAAVDTGVPLRIIVNSAGIGWVTRTVDRAGNPHDLASFQKVIEINLIGTFNLMRIGAAAIAKTEPVDTDGLRGVVINTASVAALEGQTGQVAYSASKGGIVGMTLPAARDLAAVGIRVNTVCPGIIDTPIYGEGEAAEEFKAKLAQPVPFPKRMGKASEFAQIVRALIENDYMNGETVRFDGGIRFQPK
- a CDS encoding crotonase/enoyl-CoA hydratase family protein; the encoded protein is MTDAVLTETEGAVLVITINRPEAKNAVNGAVAQGIADAVEEFDGRKDLSVAVITGAGGTFCSGMDLKAFLKGEAPWVDGRGFAGLVERPPLKPLIAAVEGYALAGGCEVALSCDMIVASRDAKFGLPEPKRGLVAAGGGLLRLPQRIPYHIAMEVALTGDFYTAERMAELGFVNRLAENGGALAAAKELALKIAENAPLALAATKKIIVESPEWAADEVWAKQGEIVGPVFGSKDAMEGPAAFAEKRKPVWQGE
- a CDS encoding BON domain-containing protein, whose product is MNQANPANPAHKTGDVPHYLVAHIRDRVAEQAYELGIHVDVRGDVVYLRGEVVSEERRRDVEEAARAVAGDHVIRNEVSVVSTRTPDGEEHLS
- a CDS encoding DNA topoisomerase IB, encoding MELERSDPAEPGIRRRRHGRGFRYLDAAGGPVSPEEVSRIKGLVIPPAWKDVWICPDPDGHIQATGTDGAGRRQYLYHPLWREQRDREKHDRVLDFAERLPVIRERIAEHLKGRGFTRERVLAAAVRLIDLGFFRAGGEEYAEENGTYGLATVLREHVTCRKDQVVFEYPAKGSKERYQAVAEEDVCKVVSGLKRRRDDGPELLAHRAPGGRWHDVTTGDINEYLREISGGDFTAKDFRTWHATVLAAVGLAVSTKAAASSEGTRRRAVSRVVQEVADYLGNTPAVARASYIDPRVIDSYERGVTIAVTDLGRDADFGELATQGRTERAVLDLLRPG
- a CDS encoding SDR family oxidoreductase, yielding MSERPAQSQAYPGRTEDMTPEPRDEMRDYAGGGLLDGARALITGGDSGIGRAVSVALAKEGADVALTYLSEDADARHTAKLVEQEGRRCVTFGGDLAEERHCREVVAHAARDLGGLDVLVLHHGTQEPVQDLREIDDAQLRRTFDVNVLSLFWLVQSALDHLGEGSSIVVTGSINGLRGNKTLIDYAATKAAAMNLVQSLAQNLMDKGIRVNCVAPGPVWTPLIPSTMPPEKVETFGQQAPMGRAADPDEIAPSYVFFASNRLSSYYTGQTLVPAGGEIHPG
- a CDS encoding metallophosphoesterase family protein produces the protein MIRVAAIADIHVGPETAGSYRKRLIDLADHADVLLVAGDLTRHGTPEEGLVAAGELRDAPVPVVAVLGNHDYHSDAEIEIAAMLGDAGVTVVEGDGAIIDCDGTRLGVAGGKGFGGGFAGRSAGEFGEPEMKSFVRHTREFSDRLRGSLEDLERKGADVRIALTHYSPVKDTLAGEPLEIYPFLGSYLMAEAIDEAGADLAVHGHAHMGSEKGITPNGVRVRNVALPVIKQAYAVYCLAGEKAAEPVEVAQGAW